One part of the Xiphophorus maculatus strain JP 163 A chromosome 1, X_maculatus-5.0-male, whole genome shotgun sequence genome encodes these proteins:
- the LOC102225527 gene encoding rho-related GTP-binding protein RhoA-B-like, whose translation MAAIRKKLVIVGDGACGKTCLLIVFSKDQFPEVYVPTVFENYVADIEVDGKQVELALWDTAGQEDYDRLRPLSYPDTDVILMCFSIDSPDSLENIPEKWTPEVKHFCPNVPIILVGNKKDLRNDEHTRRELAKMKQEPVKSEEGRDMAGRIAAFGYMECSAKTKDGVREVFEMATRAALQARRGKKSNRCTLL comes from the exons ATGGCAGCCATCCGTAAGAAGCTGGTGATAGTCGGCGATGGAGCTTGTGGGAAGACTTGTCTTCTTATCGTCTTCAGCAAGGACCAGTTCCCTGAGGTCTACGTTCCCACCGTGTTTGAGAACTATGTTGCTGACATCGAAGTGGACGGCAAACAG GTTGAGCTGGCTCTCTGGGACACGGCCGGTCAGGAGGACTACGACAGGCTGAGACCCCTCTCCTACCCAGACACTGACGTCATCCTCATGTGTTTCTCCATAGACAGCCCCGACAGCTTGG aaaacattccTGAAAAATGGACCCCGGAGGTCAAACACTTCTGCCCCAACGTCCCTATAATCCTTGTAGGAAACAAGAAAGATCTACGTAATGATGAACACACGCGTCGAGAGCTGGCCAAGATGAAGCAG GAACCAGTCAAGTCAGAGGAAGGCCGGGACATGGCCGGGCGCATCGCAGCCTTTGGTTATATGGAGTGTTCTGCGAAGACTAAGGATGGTGTACGGGAGGTGTTCGAGATGGCCACCAGGGCGGCGCTGCAGGCCCGCCGCGGAAAGAAGAGCAATAGATGTACACTGCTGTAA